TCCAGCACCAGCTCGCTACCATCCTCACGCGTAATCACCAGCGCGTCATAGATCTCAGGGAGTTGCTCTTCGGGAAACTCAACATCTACCACCGGGCCGATGATCTGGACTACCCGGCCAACCGCCTGATCCGTCTTGATTTCCATGCCAAAAGCCAGTTTCGTTTACCTGTTTGCGCTTTCCGTAAACGCCCACTTGCTGCAGACGCTGTAAGATAACGCTTTCCGCAGGGGATGTAGCCGTGCAACGGTCAAAACTACAGGATTGATCTCAAAGAATCCGGGAAATTTGGCAAGAACAACAGCGTAGCGCGCCTTCCCGCCGGACCAAAAGGGATTGCACGCCTGGAAGGTGCTTTTTACCTTGGGCTCGAACCTTCAACCGGTATGCAAGGGTATGAACACGTATAAGCTCTGGTCTGGCTTCGGGATAATAGGATGGTGGCTGGCCCGTGTGCTGGTCGCGCAATCGTTGCAGTCGCCCGAGGCATTTCTGGGGTACCAGCTGGGCACTCGCTTCACGCCGCATCACCGGGTGGTAGATTATTTCGAGTATGTGGCGCGCACCTCGCCGCGCGTGCAGCTGGTGCAGTATGGCGAGACCTACGAGGGACGTCCGCTGCTGCTGGCCATCATCTCGTCGCCGGAGAACCTGGCGCGTATCGAGGCGCTCCGTAAGGACAATCTCCGGCGGGCCGGCAGGTTGGCCGGCACGCCCGATCCGGAGGGACCGGTGTTTGTCTGGCTCAGCTATAATGTGCACGGTAACGAGGCAGTCAGCACAGAGGCCGCCCTGTTAACGCTCTATGCGCTGGCGCATCCCGACAGCCAGCGCACCGGCGTCTGGTTGCAACAGGCGGTTGTTTTGCTGGATCCCTGTTTGAATCCGGACGGTCGCGAGCGCTATGTGCAGTGGTACCATCGAATGCTGGGCAGCCAACCCGATCCGGATCCAGTTGCCCGGGAACACCATGAGCCCTGGCCCGGCGGCCGCACCAACCATTACTACTTCGACCTGAACCGCGACTGGTCCTGGGGCACGCAGCAGGAAACGCAGGCACGGCTGGCCCTCTATCGTCAGTGGATGCCGCAGATCCACGTGGACTTCCATGAACAGCGCGTGGACGAGCCGTACTATTTTGCCCCGGCCGCTCGGCCTATTCATCCACTGATCACGGCCTGGCAGCGAGCCCTTCAGGACACGATTGGTCGCAACCATGCCCGTTACTTTGATGCAGACGGCCGGCTTTACTTCACGCGCGAAGTGTTCGACCTTTTCTACCCGGGCTACGGCGATACCTGGCCCACCTTTAACGGAGCGATCGGGATGACCTATGAACAGGGCGGCGGTGGACGTGCTGGTCTGGCCATTCGCACCACCGAAGGCGATACGCTTACCCTGGCCGAGCGCATCCGTAATCACTACACAACCGGTCTGTCCACCGTTGAGACGGCTGTCCGGCACCGACGCACGCTGCTGGATCGGTTCGCCCGGTACTTCGCCGAAGCTCAGACCCAACCGGCCGGGCGCTACCAGGCTTTTCTGGTACGCGGGGACCATCATCCCGACCGACTGGCGGCGCTTACAGCACTGCTTGATCGTCAGGGGATTCAATACGGCACGCTCACACGGGTCCGGATTGTCAGAGGGGTGGACTATGCAACGGGCGAGCGCCAGCGCATCGAAGTTCGCCCAGGTGATCTGGTGGTGAGCACCTACCAGCCGGCCAGCGTACTGGCACAGGTGCTGTTCGATCCGAATCCCACGCTGCCCGATTCGCTCACCTACGACATTACGAGCTGGGCCCTGCCTTACGCTTTCGGACTGGAGGCCTATGCGCTGACCGAGCGTCTGGAGCCGGACCATGAAGGCTGGCAACGTCCCGTGCCAGCGCTCCCCGCGGAGGCCCGTCCGTACGCCTACCTGGTACGCTGGGGGGGGCTTGATGCCGCTCGCTTCCTTGCCGAGGTGCTGCAAAAGGGCCTTCGCGTGCGGATGACTGAAACACCGCTCACGTTAAACGGACAACGCTTTGAGCCCGGTACGCTGATCCTGACCCGTGCAGGCAACGAGCGTCTCGGTGTTCGTTTCGATCGTATCGTGCGCGAAGCGGCCCGCCGCTGGCACCAGCAGCTCTATACGACCAGCACGGGCTTTGTGGAGGAAGGCCCCGATCTTGGCTCGTCGCGTGTACGTTTCCTCCGGCGCCCACGCGTTTACCTGCTGGCGGGGCCACCTGCTTCCGCCTATGCCGTGGGCGAAATCTGGCATTTCTTCGATCAGGTACTGCACTATCCGATCACGCTGGTTCGGCGTGACGAACTGGACGAACTGCTGCTTGATGAAGGGGATGTGCTGATTTTGCCGCACGGATTTTACAACGCGCGGGAAGTCCCGCTCGAATCGCTACTGGAAGGCGTGCGGCGCGGTGCCCGATTGATCGTGATGGAGGGCGCATTAGGGCTGCTGGTGGGACAGCAAGGGGTGTCGCTTAAGCGGCGACAGGGAGAAGACACCAGGGAGCGAAAGGCCGACGTAAAGCCGCGTCGTTACGGGGAACGTGAGCGGGAGGCTATCAGTGATCGGGTGCCAGGCGCCGTCTATCGCGTTCAGCTTGATCCCACTCATCCGATCGCTTTCGGATTGCCGCGCTACTTTACGCTAAAGCGCAGCACGCGGGCCTACGAACTACTGGAAAACGGCTGGAACGTCGGCTGGCTTGCAGAGGGGCATCCTCGCAGCGGCTTTGCCGGGTACCGGACAGCAGATCGGCTGCGCGAAACGCTTGTGGTTGGTACACAGCGGCTGGGACGGGGTACGCTCATCTTTTTTGTGGACGATCCACTTTTCCGGGGCTTCTGGTATGCTGGCCAACTCCTTTTTGCGAATGCCGTGTTTTTCGGAGAATGACGCAGGTAGGCTCGTATAGCCATGTCGTGCCCGGTCCAGTCGTCTCCAGAAGACGCCGGCGGGTACTAAATGCCAGCTTCATTTTGCTCCGTGGCTTTCTGCAAGCAGGGATGCCCGGGCGCACCCTTTACGTTCAGGAAGTTGGATAACGTTGTTT
This is a stretch of genomic DNA from Rhodothermus sp.. It encodes these proteins:
- a CDS encoding M14 family zinc carboxypeptidase, giving the protein MNTYKLWSGFGIIGWWLARVLVAQSLQSPEAFLGYQLGTRFTPHHRVVDYFEYVARTSPRVQLVQYGETYEGRPLLLAIISSPENLARIEALRKDNLRRAGRLAGTPDPEGPVFVWLSYNVHGNEAVSTEAALLTLYALAHPDSQRTGVWLQQAVVLLDPCLNPDGRERYVQWYHRMLGSQPDPDPVAREHHEPWPGGRTNHYYFDLNRDWSWGTQQETQARLALYRQWMPQIHVDFHEQRVDEPYYFAPAARPIHPLITAWQRALQDTIGRNHARYFDADGRLYFTREVFDLFYPGYGDTWPTFNGAIGMTYEQGGGGRAGLAIRTTEGDTLTLAERIRNHYTTGLSTVETAVRHRRTLLDRFARYFAEAQTQPAGRYQAFLVRGDHHPDRLAALTALLDRQGIQYGTLTRVRIVRGVDYATGERQRIEVRPGDLVVSTYQPASVLAQVLFDPNPTLPDSLTYDITSWALPYAFGLEAYALTERLEPDHEGWQRPVPALPAEARPYAYLVRWGGLDAARFLAEVLQKGLRVRMTETPLTLNGQRFEPGTLILTRAGNERLGVRFDRIVREAARRWHQQLYTTSTGFVEEGPDLGSSRVRFLRRPRVYLLAGPPASAYAVGEIWHFFDQVLHYPITLVRRDELDELLLDEGDVLILPHGFYNAREVPLESLLEGVRRGARLIVMEGALGLLVGQQGVSLKRRQGEDTRERKADVKPRRYGEREREAISDRVPGAVYRVQLDPTHPIAFGLPRYFTLKRSTRAYELLENGWNVGWLAEGHPRSGFAGYRTADRLRETLVVGTQRLGRGTLIFFVDDPLFRGFWYAGQLLFANAVFFGE